The genomic interval GTCACCTCCGCCCAGATGCCCCGGTCCTTCTCCCGCATCGCCACCGCGTCCGGGGTGGCGAGGGCGCGGTCGCGGACGCGTACCGCGATGGTGCTGGCCGGGACGGCGTCGCCGGACGGGCCGGCGGCGGTGGTGGTCGCGACGCCGGCCGGGTCGTCGCCGGTCGGATCGCCGGTCGGGTCGCCGGTCGGTGCGGTTGCGGCGCGGGGATCGGTCATCGCGGCTCCTCCCGTCCCGGATCGCCGGCACGCTGCGCCGGTTTCGACGCGTCGCCGCCGAGGTAGGCCCGCACGACGTCCGGATGGTGCGGGATCTCCGCCGGGCTGCCGGTCGCCACCACCTGACCGAAGTCGACCACCAGCACCCGGTCGGCCAGGTCCATCACCAGACCCATGTCGTGCTCGACCAGCACGATCGGGATGTCCAGCTCGTCGCGGATGTCGAGGACGTACCGGGCCATGTCCTCGGTCTCCTCCAGGTTCATCCCGGCGACCGGCTCGTCGAGCAGCAGCAGTTTCGGCTCCATCGCCAGGGCCCGACCCAGCTCGACCCGCTTCTGCACCCCGTACGGGAGCAGACCCACCGGCATCCGCCGCCACCGTTCCAGTTCGAGGAAGTCCACGATCTCCTCGACGGCGGCCCGGTTGGCGATCTCGGCCCGGCGGGCCGAGCCGAGCCAGGCGATCGCGGCGAGCGGGCCGTAGCCGATGTGGTGGTGCCGGCCGAGCAGCAGGTTCTCCAGCACGGTGAGGTTGCCGAAGAGTTCGACGTTCTGGAAGGTCCGGGCCATGCCGAGCGCCGCGATGTGGTGCGGCCGGCGGCCGACCAGGTCCACCCCGTCGAAGACGACCCGACCGGTCTGCGGCCGGTACACCCCGGAGAGGACGTTGAAGATGGAGGTCTTGCCCGAGCCGTTCGGCCCGATGATGGCGAAGAGTTCGTGCCGGCCGACCGTGAAGCTCACCCCGTCGATGGCGCGTACGCCCGCGAAGTGCAGCCGGACGTCCTCGAACCGCAGGATCGGGTCGGCCTCGACCGGATCGGCGGCCCGTTGCCGCACCACCGCCGTCACGACAACCACCGCTTGCGCCGCCGGTAGTGCTTGACCTCGCGGAACGAGCGTCGGCCCGCACCGGCCGCCGCACCGAGACCGAGATAGAACTCCCGGATGTCGTCGTCGGCCAGCAACTGTTCGGCTGGCTTGTCCAGCACCACCTGGCCGGTCTCTAGTACGTAGCCGTGGGTGGCCAGCGCCAACGCCATGGTCGCGTTCTGCTCGACCAGCAGGATTCCGGCCCCGGTCGAGTTGATCGCCACGATCAGCTCCCGGACCTGGTCGACCAGCCGGGGGGCGAGTCCGAGGCTGGGCTCGTCGAGCAGCAGGTAGCGCGGCTGCGCCATCAGTGCCCGGCCCATCGCGAGCATCTGCTGCTCGCCGCCGGAGAGATATCCGGCGGTCTGCCGGCGGCGGGCGGCGAGCACCGGGAAGAGCCCGAAGACGTGCTCCAGCCGGGCCGGGATCTGCCGGTGCGCGGTGTGCCCGCCGAGCCGCAGGTTCTCCTCGACGGTCAACTCGGCGAAGATCCGGCGACCCTCCATCACCTGGCAGACGCCCCGGCGGACCACGGCGGCCGGGCGGAGCCGGTGGATCGGTACCCCGTCGAGTGTGACGGTGCCCTTGGTGACCGCGCCGTCGTGCACGTCGAGCAGGCCGCTGATCGCCCGCAGCAGGGTGGTCTTGCCGGCGCCGTTCGCGCCGAGCAGCGCGACGATCCCGCCGGGCGGTACGGCGAGGCTCACCCCGCGCAGCACCAGCATCACGTCGTCGTAGACGACCTCGAGATTGCGCACCTGCAGCATCCGGGAACCCCCGGTTCTCGGTTGTGGCGCGGGTCACAAAGTTACCGGACATTAACCAGGGGGCAACGTTCCGTCAAGAGCATCGTGGTCGAGGGCGCCCATTCCACCGGATCGGTTGAGATGAGGCGTACCAGGCACGTCCCTTGTGGAGTCGTCGTGACGGCGAGAGGGTGGACCTTCGGTACCCGCTACCGCTCTCGGTCGCACGGCCCGTGGTCCTCAACATGTGCCTGCTCGAACGGGGTGCAGAGTCCCGCACTGACGTCGGCGAGCCGGGACGACGGCGGTGTACCGTCCCAAGAGGCGGCTCCGGGTTACGGCCAGGGCCGCCACCACCCCGGCCGTGCCCTGGGAGGACATCGTGCGCGATGGGATCGGTCTGCGCGTCGCCTCGTGGCGTGACACCGCTGGGATGACCCAGCAGGAGTTGGCCGACCGGGTTGGTGTGAGCCACGCCTACATCTCGATGATCGAAAACGGCCGACGTGCTGTCACGAAACGAGCGTTGATCATTGCCCTGGCCTCGGCGCTGGGCGTACGTGTCGAAGACCTCACCGCCCAGCCACGCCGACCGCGTGACCGCGCCGAACTCGCGGCGTACTCCGCAGCCCCCGGCATCCGCAGGGCACTCGATGACGACCCTGACGGCCCACCGCCCGATCCCGCCGATGTCGCCCGACGGCTGGAGGCGGCGAGCCGGGCCCGGATGGCCTGCGACTACACCACGATGGCGAGACTACTTCCGGACCTGGTCGAACAGACCAGGCTGCTCGCGACCGCACCGGCCACCGAGCGGGCCGGCCTGGCGATGTTCGTCCGGGTGGCATTCTTCGCCGCGACAGGGCTCAAGTCGATGGGGCACATCGACCTGTCGATGCGGCTGGCCGAGCGGGCCCAACTCGCGGCAGGCCAGCTCGGCGAGCCGGACGAGACAGCGGCAGCCGCGTTCGCCCTCGCACAGGTTGCGCTGACCGGTGGGTCGCAGCGCCGATCACTCTCCACCGCGACTGCCGCCGCCCAGGCGGTCGGCGATACCCAGACCGGCGACCTGGCGACGTGGTACGGAATGCTGCACCTACACGCGTCGATCTCGGCCGCCTCGCTCGGCCGGGCCGACGACGCAGCGGCGCACTACGCGGAGGCGCAGGCCACCCTGCCACGCGCGAACGGTCCGGACCGCTGGCGGATGGAGTTCAGCGCGGCGAACGTGGCGACGTGGCGGGTCGCGATCGCCCTGGAGAACGGGGAGCCGGAACGCGCGCCGGAGTACGCGCGCCGGGTCGACCGCGCGGCGCTGCGGAACATCCAGCGTCGGACCAGGCTGCACATCGACGCTGGCCGGGGCCTTTTCCTGGCAGGCCAACATGATCGAGCGGTACGCCAGTTCCTGGCCGCCGACGACATCAGCAGCCAGGAGCTGCGGTCCCGGCCAGCGGTACAGGAGATTGTCGGGCAGATGGTCCGCGACGCGCGTCGCCACGGCTCGACGGAGCTCCGGGAGCTGGCGGTTCGGCTGGGTATCGATCCACTCGACCCCGACACCGCAGCGACTTAACAGTCCGTTACACCTCGCGCACCTGTCTGCGGTCAGGCTCGCCTAGGGACGCACGGTCCGGGTGGTCGTCGCCACCGGTCGCAGCCGGGCGTCCCGGCCGGTCGGCCGTTCCTCCCCCAGGGGTGGCCGACCGGCGCCGGTTCAGGTGGAGAGTGGCGCTCCGTGATCGGAGATCCGGGGCGCCACGTACCGGAAGGGGCGGGTACGTGAAGAGCACTGTGGCCCAGCGGCGGGACGACCGCCAGATCGAACGCCAGCACCGGGGCGGCGGCCGGTGCACCGAGTGCGCCCCCCGAGGCGGCTGCCTGGCGCTGCTCGGCGCGGTACGCCGCCGGGTCGACCTCGACGGCACGGGTGTACGCACCGGCCTCGGACGCCTGTTGTGATCCGGATGGTACGGCGCTGGCTGACGGTGGAGTGGCCGGTCCCGGTCGAGTGCGCGTTCGCCCGCCTCGTGCTCGGTACGCACGCGCTGCGGGAGTGCGGCCGGTGCGGGCCGGACGGCTGCCCGCTCTGGTCCTGGGCGACCGAGGTCCACCGCCGGGAGCACGCGGTCCGGGTGCTGCTCGGCGGCACTCTGCCGGCCAGCGTGACGGCCGGGGACGTCCGCGCGGCCCTGGACCGGGTTCGGTGAGCATGCTGCCGGAGAGCACGCCGGGACCGGCGATCAGTTGGGCGCACCGGATCATCACCGACCACGCCGAGGGGCGCGGCTGCGCCGAGTGCCGGGCCCGCTGGTGCCCGACCGCCGAATGGGCGCTCTGGGTCGTCGTCACCGACCACCTCCCACCGCCCGGTGACGACGGGAAGCGGCTGGTGACCACGGTCGCCCGGCAGGTACTCACCAACCACTGGCCGTACGGCGTCGACGGCTGCCGACCCTGCGCCCTGCCGGACTGCACCCGCATCCAGGTCGCGACGTGCTGGTTGCAGGCCGTTCGGGACGACTACCTGCCGCCAGCGGTGCAGGCTCTCCGACCCACAGTGGTCCCGACCGACGAGGAGCTGCGCCGGATCACCGGGCTGGAGTGATGCTCGGGCGGATGGCGGACGGGTCGCCCGGTCAGTGCCGGTGACGCCAGAGCTGCGCCCGGATCTCGCCGCCGGGATAGCGCGAGCTGTGCACGTTGACGTACGCGGCACCGGCCCGTACCGCCGCGACCAGCTCGGCGAACTGTCCCGCCTCGATCCCCTGTGCGGTCGGGCCGATCACGTCGGCCGGTCGGATCGTCCCGCTGACCGTGGCCGGTGCCGGTGGGCAGGGCTGGGTGCCCGCCGGCCCGTTGCCGAGGTTGGTGCAGAGGAAGGCGCTGATTCCGCCGCTCTGGGCCCGGCCGCCGACGTGGATGTGCGCCTGGGTGACGGTCCCCTCCAGCGACTCGTACCCGAGCCGGTAGGTCAACTCCTGGCCCTCCTCGTCGACCGCAAAGCGGAACCCGCCCCTGCCGCTGGTCGAGATCACCAACGGGTCCTCCTGGTAGCCGGTCAGCCGTTCCCGTACGACGCCCCAGCGTTCCGGGTCGTCGTCGTTGCGGTCGGCGTTGCCGTACGCGATCCGGGCCGTGCCCGCCCCGGCGGCCAGGAGGGCGACCACGGAGGCCACCGCGCCATACCATCGTCGGATCATCATCGTCGCGCCTCCCCGATCCGCTCCGGCCAGTGCTCGTCACCCGGTTCAACCGGACGGGCGCCAGCCGGGACACGACACCGAAGTGACGGATCGTGGACAGAGAGTACTTGCCGACAGGGTGGGCAACTGCCGGCGTCGTCCGTGGAGCAGGCCGACCGGAAGGCCCGGCGCCGGGCACCGGGGAACCGACGCGGTGACCGGTTACCGCCAGGTGGCCGTGTCGGGGTCGATCCCGTGTGCCCGAGCGGACTCGTCGATGATCTGCCGGAACCAGGAGGCCAGCCCGGCCCGAATCCCCTCGTAGTAGGTGGCGAAGCCCGGGTCGGACTCGAACATCCGGCCGAGACACACCTGCATCTGGCGGGTGAGCGGGAAGAAGTTGGAGAAGATCTCGCGGTGGCGCTCGACGAGCGCGTTCGCCTCCGGGCTGCCCGGGATGACACACCGGTCGAGGGCGTCGCCCAGATCGCGCTGCAAGGCGGACATCGCCGCGGAGAGTGCCTGCCACTGCTCCCGGGTGCGGGAAGCAGAGCGCTCGGCGAACTGCGCCCACTGCGGGGAGTCTCCCCACACGGCGCGGGCACCCCGGGACCGGCGCGCGTCCCATTCCGCGCCGAACGTCTCCGACTGCGCCTCGTCGCTCAAGAGGATGCCGCGCTCGTGCGCCTGGATCATCCGTTCCAGACGGTCGTCGAGCTGTTGCAGGTCATGGATCCGCTCCGCGAGCTGGGCACGCTGCTCGCGCAGGGTGGCGCCGATCTCCGCGGTCGCGTCGTCGAGCACCTCACGCACCGCGTCCAGCCCGAGCCCGGCCTCCCGGTAGGCGACGATCCGGTGCAGACGTTGCAGGTCTGCTTCGGTGTACTGGCGATAGCCCGCGGTGGTGCGTACGGACGGCGACACCAAGCCGATCTCGTCCCAGTGATGCAGCGTGCGGACGGTCACCCCCACCAGCTCGGCGGCCGCACCCACCGTGACACCGACCTCACGACTAACCATGTTCGCCACGGTGACCTTCGTCCGCCGATCCTGGGGCGACGATCCCGACCGACGCGAGATCACGCGCCTCCTGGCTGTCAGGGTCGAATTCCTTGGGGGCGGTGAACACGACCCGGGCCCGTTCAGGGGTGACGACTTCGACGTCCCGGGTCGTCCACGGCGTATCACGCGGTCCGGTCACACTGCCGGGCGCGAGTTCCGTACACGCCGCCACTATCGGATCGATTTCGTCCAGTACGCAGGCGAAGCTCACGCTCATTGCCGGCGCCTCGGTCCGTTCGGCGCCCGGCGTCGCCGGGACGAGCAGGACATCCTGGAATGCCCACCGGCGCAGGTGGACCACCTGGCCGGGAATGCTGAACAGCTCGATGAATCCGAAACCGCGTACCCAGAAGTCCGTCGACGCCGCCAGGTCGGAGGTCGGAATCGTCACGAACACCGGCATCGCGTAGATGCCGCGAAACACCTCGGGCGCAACCGCCTTCGGCCCCCGCTCGGACAGCGGGCTCATCTCGAATGCGTCGAAGAAATCGCTCATGCGTTACACCGTCCACCCTCACGCGACGTGAGGGTCAAGCTGAGTTCGCAGGTCGGGTCCTGTCGCTGCGACGCGACCGACGTTTCGTGGCCGGGTGGAGCTAGTCACGCAGTCGGGCGAGGTGCCGCATCTTGTTCATCGCGTCCAGCGCGGCGACCTTGTACGCCTCGGCCAGCGTCGGATAGTTGAAGACCGCGTCGACCAGGTAGTCGACGGTGCCCTGACAGCCCATCACGGCCTGCCCGATGTGCACGAGTTCGGTGGCCCCGGTGCCGAAGATGTGCACCCCGAGCAGCCGACCGGTCTCCGGGGCGACGAGCAGCTTCAACATCCCGTACGAGTCGCCGCTGATCGCACCCCGGGCCAGTTCCCGATAGCGGGAGATGCCCACCTCGAACGGCACCTTGTCCCGGGTGAGTTCGTCCTCGGTGCGGCCGATGAAGCTGATCTCCGGAATGGTGTAGATGCCGATCGGCTGCACCTCCGGCAGCGCCCGGACCGGCTCGTCACAGGCGTGGTGCGCGGCAAGGCGGCCCTGCTCCATCGAGGTGGAGGCGAGGGCGGGAAAGCCGATCACGTCCCCGACCGCGTAGATGTGCGGCACCGCCGTCCGGAACTCCGCGTCGACCTCGATCCGGCCCCGCGCGTCGGCGGCGAGTCCGGCGTTCTCCAGGTCGAGCTCGCTGCCGAGGCCCTGCCGGCCGGCGGAGTACATCACGGTGTCGGCGGCGATCCGCTTGCCGCTCTCCAGCACCGCGATGGCGCCCCGGGCGTGCCGCTCCACCGCCGCCACCGCCTCGCTGAACCGCAGCGTCACCGCCCGGTCCCGGAGGTGGTATTTCAGCGCCTCGACGATCTCCAGGTCGCAGAACTCGAGCATGTGGTCGCGCCGCTCCACCACCGTGACCTTGCTGCCCAGCGCGGCGAACATCGAGGCGTACTCGATGCCGATCACCCCGGCACCGACCACGACCATCGAGTTCGGCACCCGTTCCAGGTTGATGATGCCGTCCGAGTCGATGATCGTACGTTCGTCGAAGTCCACACTGGCCGGTCGGGCCGGTCGGGTACCCACGGCGATGATGATCTTCTCGGCGGTCACCTTCGACTCGCGCCCGACCGGATCGGTCACGGTGACCGTGTGCGGGTCGGCGAACCGGGCCGTCCCGGTGATCAGCCGTACCCGGTTGCGCGTCAACTGGCTGCGCACCACGTCGATCTCCCGGCCGATGACATGCTGGGTCCGCGCCGTCAGGTCGGCGACGGTGATGTCGTCCTTGAGCCGGTAGCTCTGGCCGTAGACCTCCCGCTGGCTCAGTCCGGTCAGATAGAGCACCGCCTCGCGCAGCGTCTTCGACGGGACCGTCCCGGTGTTGATGCACACCCCGCCGACCATGTGCTGCCGTTCCACCACCGCCACCCGGCGGCCGAGCTTGGCCGCCGCGATCGCGGCCTTCTGGCCGCCCGGTCCCGAACCCACCACCAGCACGTCGAAGTCATGCATTCCCACAGTCTGGCAGGCCGGTGATCGGAACGCTCGGGGCCGATCGGCCGGTCACCCTGCGCGGCTGCCCCTTCACCGCCAACCGTCCATCAACCGGCGCAGGTTCTGCCGCCACGCCTCGGCGAAACCCGGCTCGCCGCGCCGCTGGGCCCAGACCACGATGAAGACGGCGGTCAGCGCCGCGCAGGCGTGCAGGATCGCCCGGTCGGCGTCGTCGAGGGTACGCCCGTAGCCGGCCAGGAATGCGTCGGCGAGGTCCGGCCGGCCCCGCCACGGGCCGAAGTAGAGCCGGTTCAGGTCGTTGACCCAGACCTCCGGCCCGGCCCACTCGAAGTCGATCACGTGCACCCGCCGTTCGGCGCCGTGCCGGTCGGCGCCGGTGACCAGCCAGTTCCGCGGACCGTAGTCGAGATGGCACGGTACCCGGGCCGGTGCCGCAATGCCGGATAGGTCGCGCAGTCCGGCCCGGACGAAGTCGAGTTCCCGGGGTTCGAGCAGCCGGCTCGCCCGCACCGAGAGCCGGTCCAACTCGTCGAGCTTGCCGGCGGCCAGGTCGGTCCAGGGCGGCAGCGCCTCGGTTCCGTGCAGCCGGCGCAGCAGTACCCCCGCCGCGCGCTGCACCTCCGGATCGGTGACGTGTGCCAGGCCCGCCTCGCCGGGTACCGCCGAGAGCAGCAGTGCCGAGCCGAGCACCTGGCGCGTACCGGATCAGCTCGGTACGCATGGTCAGGTCTCCTCCGGGTCAGGTCCGGCGCGGCAGGCGGTGCAGTGCGACCTCGTCGAGCCGGCCGTCCGATATCTCGGCGGTCAGGTAGGTGGCGTACGGCTGGCGGCGCCGGTCGGTCGGCGAGCCGGGATTGAGCAGCCGCAACCCGCCCGGCGCCTCGGTGTCCCACGGGATGTGCGAGTGGCCGAAGACCAACAGGTCGCAGTCGGGGAACCGGTCGGCGCAGCGCCGCTCCCGCCCGGCGGCCGGGCCGGTCTCGTGCACCACCGCGACCCGCAGGCCGGCCAGTTCGACGCGGGCGATCTCCGGCAACCTGGCCCGCAGTTCCGGGCCGTCGTTGTTGCCGTACACCCCGACCAGCCGGGCGGCGCGGGACTCCAACACGTCGAGCAGCGGTTCGTGCACCCAGTCTCCGGCGTGGATGACCACATCCGCCTCGTCGACCGCCGTCCAGAGTTGTGACGGAAGGTCCCGGGCGCGCTTCGGCACGTGGGTGTCCGCCATCAGCACCAGGCGCACGCCCCCACCCTATCCCGCGACGGCTCCCGGGGAGGGGCCGGACGACCGCATCGGCCCGGCCCACCTGGGGTGGACCGGGCCGATAGTGGTGCTCGGGTGCCGGCGCGGCCGTACGCCTACGCGCCTGGCGCGGTGTCTGGGACCGTCGTCGCGCCACCGGGTTTGCCGTCCGCCGCACCCGTGGGAGAGAAATCGACGAGAGATGACGAGAGATGCGGTCGGGTCATCACCTGCCTCAGTCTGTCGCTGGGCCCGTCCGGTTGCCCGGAGGACCGCGCTGCCTGCGCCATCGGTTGGCGGTGGGGCCAGCCTCGACGGCGACGAACCGCACGCCGTCGGGTGGTTCGAGGGGCCACAGTGGAGGTCGTGGCCCCGGCTGTGGTCGGGCCGGCGGCGGGGGTGGCGGCTGGTTCCAGCACGCGTC from Plantactinospora sp. BC1 carries:
- a CDS encoding ABC transporter ATP-binding protein; this encodes MTAVVRQRAADPVEADPILRFEDVRLHFAGVRAIDGVSFTVGRHELFAIIGPNGSGKTSIFNVLSGVYRPQTGRVVFDGVDLVGRRPHHIAALGMARTFQNVELFGNLTVLENLLLGRHHHIGYGPLAAIAWLGSARRAEIANRAAVEEIVDFLELERWRRMPVGLLPYGVQKRVELGRALAMEPKLLLLDEPVAGMNLEETEDMARYVLDIRDELDIPIVLVEHDMGLVMDLADRVLVVDFGQVVATGSPAEIPHHPDVVRAYLGGDASKPAQRAGDPGREEPR
- a CDS encoding ABC transporter ATP-binding protein encodes the protein MLQVRNLEVVYDDVMLVLRGVSLAVPPGGIVALLGANGAGKTTLLRAISGLLDVHDGAVTKGTVTLDGVPIHRLRPAAVVRRGVCQVMEGRRIFAELTVEENLRLGGHTAHRQIPARLEHVFGLFPVLAARRRQTAGYLSGGEQQMLAMGRALMAQPRYLLLDEPSLGLAPRLVDQVRELIVAINSTGAGILLVEQNATMALALATHGYVLETGQVVLDKPAEQLLADDDIREFYLGLGAAAGAGRRSFREVKHYRRRKRWLS
- a CDS encoding helix-turn-helix transcriptional regulator gives rise to the protein MRDGIGLRVASWRDTAGMTQQELADRVGVSHAYISMIENGRRAVTKRALIIALASALGVRVEDLTAQPRRPRDRAELAAYSAAPGIRRALDDDPDGPPPDPADVARRLEAASRARMACDYTTMARLLPDLVEQTRLLATAPATERAGLAMFVRVAFFAATGLKSMGHIDLSMRLAERAQLAAGQLGEPDETAAAAFALAQVALTGGSQRRSLSTATAAAQAVGDTQTGDLATWYGMLHLHASISAASLGRADDAAAHYAEAQATLPRANGPDRWRMEFSAANVATWRVAIALENGEPERAPEYARRVDRAALRNIQRRTRLHIDAGRGLFLAGQHDRAVRQFLAADDISSQELRSRPAVQEIVGQMVRDARRHGSTELRELAVRLGIDPLDPDTAAT
- a CDS encoding CHRD domain-containing protein gives rise to the protein MMIRRWYGAVASVVALLAAGAGTARIAYGNADRNDDDPERWGVVRERLTGYQEDPLVISTSGRGGFRFAVDEEGQELTYRLGYESLEGTVTQAHIHVGGRAQSGGISAFLCTNLGNGPAGTQPCPPAPATVSGTIRPADVIGPTAQGIEAGQFAELVAAVRAGAAYVNVHSSRYPGGEIRAQLWRHRH
- a CDS encoding MerR family transcriptional regulator; this encodes MVSREVGVTVGAAAELVGVTVRTLHHWDEIGLVSPSVRTTAGYRQYTEADLQRLHRIVAYREAGLGLDAVREVLDDATAEIGATLREQRAQLAERIHDLQQLDDRLERMIQAHERGILLSDEAQSETFGAEWDARRSRGARAVWGDSPQWAQFAERSASRTREQWQALSAAMSALQRDLGDALDRCVIPGSPEANALVERHREIFSNFFPLTRQMQVCLGRMFESDPGFATYYEGIRAGLASWFRQIIDESARAHGIDPDTATWR
- a CDS encoding glycosyltransferase; the encoded protein is MSDFFDAFEMSPLSERGPKAVAPEVFRGIYAMPVFVTIPTSDLAASTDFWVRGFGFIELFSIPGQVVHLRRWAFQDVLLVPATPGAERTEAPAMSVSFACVLDEIDPIVAACTELAPGSVTGPRDTPWTTRDVEVVTPERARVVFTAPKEFDPDSQEARDLASVGIVAPGSADEGHRGEHG
- the sthA gene encoding Si-specific NAD(P)(+) transhydrogenase, with protein sequence MHDFDVLVVGSGPGGQKAAIAAAKLGRRVAVVERQHMVGGVCINTGTVPSKTLREAVLYLTGLSQREVYGQSYRLKDDITVADLTARTQHVIGREIDVVRSQLTRNRVRLITGTARFADPHTVTVTDPVGRESKVTAEKIIIAVGTRPARPASVDFDERTIIDSDGIINLERVPNSMVVVGAGVIGIEYASMFAALGSKVTVVERRDHMLEFCDLEIVEALKYHLRDRAVTLRFSEAVAAVERHARGAIAVLESGKRIAADTVMYSAGRQGLGSELDLENAGLAADARGRIEVDAEFRTAVPHIYAVGDVIGFPALASTSMEQGRLAAHHACDEPVRALPEVQPIGIYTIPEISFIGRTEDELTRDKVPFEVGISRYRELARGAISGDSYGMLKLLVAPETGRLLGVHIFGTGATELVHIGQAVMGCQGTVDYLVDAVFNYPTLAEAYKVAALDAMNKMRHLARLRD
- a CDS encoding phosphotransferase, which translates into the protein MLGSALLLSAVPGEAGLAHVTDPEVQRAAGVLLRRLHGTEALPPWTDLAAGKLDELDRLSVRASRLLEPRELDFVRAGLRDLSGIAAPARVPCHLDYGPRNWLVTGADRHGAERRVHVIDFEWAGPEVWVNDLNRLYFGPWRGRPDLADAFLAGYGRTLDDADRAILHACAALTAVFIVVWAQRRGEPGFAEAWRQNLRRLMDGWR
- a CDS encoding metallophosphoesterase encodes the protein MRLVLMADTHVPKRARDLPSQLWTAVDEADVVIHAGDWVHEPLLDVLESRAARLVGVYGNNDGPELRARLPEIARVELAGLRVAVVHETGPAAGRERRCADRFPDCDLLVFGHSHIPWDTEAPGGLRLLNPGSPTDRRRQPYATYLTAEISDGRLDEVALHRLPRRT